A single Lactuca sativa cultivar Salinas chromosome 8, Lsat_Salinas_v11, whole genome shotgun sequence DNA region contains:
- the LOC111903195 gene encoding probable calcium-binding protein CML46, producing the protein MDVTHLKKNSTSILLGFGIAFCDMNIYEVMFKPLRASIQSLLTHVSISWNKLRTTATSHDQKEITSKVFVTFREINMVMTQLGFQQCCGEEGSIDILSVFDEEEPSMGEVKVAFDMFDENSDGFIDEFELQRMLCKFGQPENENLEKCRNMIKGFDLNGDGVIDFEEFVRLMETCF; encoded by the coding sequence ATGGATGTAacacatttgaaaaaaaattcaacttCTATCCTTTTAGGCTTCGGAATAGCTTTCTGTGACATGAACATTTATGAAGTTATGTTCAAACCCCTTCGAGCTTCCATCCAATCTCTATTAACCCACGTGTCCATTTCATGGAACAAGTTAAGGACTACAGCCACATCACATGATCAAAAAGAGATCACCAGTAAAGTGTTTGTGACCTTTAGAGAGATAAACATGGTGATGACCCAACTAGGTTTCCAGCAGTGCTGCGGTGAAGAGGGTAGTATTGACATTTTGTCGGTGTTCGATGAGGAGGAACCAAGTATGGGTGAAGTGAAGGTCGCTTTTGATATGTTTGATGAGAATTCAGATGGATTTATCGACGAGTTTGAGTTGCAAAGAATGTTGTGCAAGTTTGGACAACCGGAAAACGAAAACTTGGAGAAATGTAGAAATATGATCAAAGGATTCGATTTGAATGGTGATGGAGTCATTGATTTTGAAGAATTCGTTAGACTCATGGAGACTTGTTTCTAA